The Fuscovulum sp. sequence GCCCGCGACTTGGGCCGATGCTAGCCTGATCGAGGCGCTGACCGGCCCCCTCCCCCGCACCGATATCCGCGACGGCGTGCAGCGCTTCGTGGACTGGTACCGCGATTTCTACCGGGTCTAGGCCCCTACAGCATCCCCGGCACCACCTGATCGGGCGGGCGGTGGCCATCGGCAAAGGTCTTGATGTTGATGATCACCTTCTCGCCCATCTCGATCCGACCTTCCCGCGTGGCCGATCCCATATGCGGCAGCAGCACGACATTGGGCAATTCCCGCAGGCGCGGGTTGATCTCGGCCCCGCGCTCATAAACATCCAGCCCTGCTCCCGCGATCTCGCCCGCGCGCAGCATCCGGGTCAGGGCATTCTCGTCGATCACCTCCCCGCGCGAGGTGTTCACGATCACCGCCGTAGGCTTCAACAGCTTCAAGCGCCGCGCATTCATCAGGTGATAGGTCGATGGCGTATGCGGGCAGTTGATGGAAATCACATCCATCCGGCTGACCATCTGATCCAGACTTTCCCAATAGGTCGCTTCCAGTTCCGCCTCGACCTCGGGCCGCAGGCGGCGGCGATTGTGATAGTGGATCTGCATCCCAAAGGCCCGCGCCCGCCGCGCCACGGCCTGCCCGATCCCGCCCATACCCAGGATCCCCAGCCGCTTGCCGCCGATCCGCCCGCCCAGCAGCGCCATGGGCGACCAGCCCTGCCATTCGCCCGATTGCATCACCGACAACCCCTCAGGGATGCGCCGCGTCACGGCCAGCATCAGCGCCATGGTCATGTCGGCGGTGTCATCGGTCACCACACCGGGGGTATTCGATACCAAAATCCCCCGCTGGCGCGCAGTCGCCACGTCGATGTGATCCACGCCCGCCCCGTAATTGGCGATCAGCTTCAGCTTGTCCCCCGCCTGCCCCAGAAGGCCGGCATCAATCTGATCGGTGATCGTGGGCACCAGAACATCCGCCCGGCGCAGGGCGGCGGCCAACTCGTCCCGCGTCATCGGCGTGTCGGGATCGCGCAGGTCCACATCGAACAATTCCTTCATCCGGGTCTCTACCGGTTCGGGCAACCGTCGCGTCACGACAACACTCAAGCGTCCTGCTGGCATGGGGCGCCTCCCTGCACTTCCATATCCGTTCCTTAGGTGGCAAAGTGGCGGGAAGCGGGGGCAGGCACAAGCCCCCGAAGGACAAGGTCCGCGCAACGACGCGGGCCAGACGGGCAGTAGCAGGGCCGTGGCGACCGGAACACCGGCGTGCGGCCAAGGAACAGGTGGACGGTAATGATGGTTCTGGCACGGGTGGCGCTGGCGGGCGCGATTGTGGGCGCGGTGGTCGGATGGGCAAGCATGGCCCCCGCGCAAGACGTGACGCGTCCGATGCCCCGCCCCGAAGGACTGGTGCAGGCCGCTGCCGTCACCGCGCCGCCTGCCACACCAGAGGCCGCCCCCGCCCTTGCCGCACCCGGCCCGGCCCCCAGCACCGAACCAACCCCCGCCGTGGCCGCAAACCCGCCCACCCCGCGCGATCCGAACCTTGGCACAGTCACCAACCTGCCCCTTCCCCGCTTCGTCAGCCTCAAGGGCAACGAGGGCAACGCCCGCCGTGGCCCCGGCC is a genomic window containing:
- a CDS encoding D-glycerate dehydrogenase, encoding MPAGRLSVVVTRRLPEPVETRMKELFDVDLRDPDTPMTRDELAAALRRADVLVPTITDQIDAGLLGQAGDKLKLIANYGAGVDHIDVATARQRGILVSNTPGVVTDDTADMTMALMLAVTRRIPEGLSVMQSGEWQGWSPMALLGGRIGGKRLGILGMGGIGQAVARRARAFGMQIHYHNRRRLRPEVEAELEATYWESLDQMVSRMDVISINCPHTPSTYHLMNARRLKLLKPTAVIVNTSRGEVIDENALTRMLRAGEIAGAGLDVYERGAEINPRLRELPNVVLLPHMGSATREGRIEMGEKVIINIKTFADGHRPPDQVVPGML